A segment of the Candidatus Krumholzibacteriia bacterium genome:
CCGCCAGGATCCCCGGATCACCCGCGTCGGGCGCTTCGTGCGGCGGAGCTCGCTCGACGAATTCCCGCAGTTGCTCAACGTGCTGCGCGGTGACATGTCGATCGTCGGGCCCCGGCCACAGATCCCGGCCGAGGTGGCCGCGTACGAGGAGCGCCACAAGGCCCGGCTGCTGGTGAAACCGGGCATCACGTGCCTGTGGCAGGTCAGCGGGCGCAACGACGTGGACTTCGAGGAGTGGATGCGGCTGGACCGTGAATACGTGGAACGGCGCAGTCTGGCCCTGGACTTCTCGATCCTCCTTCGTACCCTTCCCGCGGTCATCCATCGCCGCGGCGCGTACTGAGCCCGGCGCCTCCCTGCACCGACGAGGTCCGGGTCCGATGAGCAGCTCCACCGGCAACCCGACGCGGCCGTCGCGCTGGCGTGTCTACGTCGACTTCACACGGCCGTTCACGCT
Coding sequences within it:
- a CDS encoding sugar transferase: MPIPSRFDTLRRELRGQWATELCKRVVDVVAAIAGLLLFLPLLPFLAVVIKLESRGPLLFRQTRIGRDGHPFTCYKIRSMVQDAEGLKDKYAHLNEADGAAFKIRQDPRITRVGRFVRRSSLDEFPQLLNVLRGDMSIVGPRPQIPAEVAAYEERHKARLLVKPGITCLWQVSGRNDVDFEEWMRLDREYVERRSLALDFSILLRTLPAVIHRRGAY